The genomic DNA TATTTCCGCACCGTGAAGCCGGGGCCCTATCCCTGGCGCAACTACGTCAACAGCTGGCGCCCCGCCCACATCCATTTCTCCGTATTCGGTTCGGGCTTTGCGCAGCGGCTGATCACCCAGATGTATTTCGAGGGCGATCCCCTGATCCCGATCTGTCCGATCCTGACGACGATACCGGACAAGGATGCGCTCGACCGTCTCGTGGCGCCGCTCGATCTCAACGCCTCGACGCCGTTCGACTCGCTCGCCTACCGCTTCGACATCGTGCTGCGCGGCCAGCGCTCCACCTATTTTGAAAATCGCACCGCGGGGAACTGAGCCATGCCGCAGCCGCTCAACTATCTCAAGGAAACCGCCTCGCAGACCGCGGGTCCCTATGTCCATATCGGACTGATCCCGGCGATGGCCGGCTTCGACATTTTCGAGAAGAACTTCTCGAACGTGCTGACGACGCCGAGCACCGAAGGTGAGCGCATCACGCTGGAAGGCAGGGTGCTCGACGGCACCGGCACGCCGCTGCGCGACGTGCTGCTCGAGATCTGGCAGGCCAATGCGAGCGGCCGCTACAATCATCCGGCCGATCGTTCGGCCGGCGCGCTGAGTGAGGAGTTTCGCGGCTGGGGCCGCGCCGGCTCCGATTTCGAGAGCGGCCTCGTGACGTTCGAGACCATCAAGCCGGGCGCGATCACCGACAGAGCGGGACGCAAATGCGCGCCGCATGTCAATGTCTGGATCGTCGCACGCGGCATCAATATCGGTCTCAACACGCGGCTCTATTTCTCGGATGAAGAGGCGGCCAACGCCGCCGACCCCGTACTCAATTTGATCGAACAGCCGTCCCGGCGCCAGACCCTGATCGCAAAACGGACCGAGCGCGGCGGCAAGATCGTGTATTCGTTCACGATCAATCTGCAGGGGCCGGAGGAGACGGTGTTCTTCGACGTGTGAGGCCGCTAGGTCTCTTCGCCATGGAGGTGCGCGCGGAAGGCGCGCGGCGACACGCCCGTAGCGGCAGTGTAGACCCGGCTGAAATAGGCGGGGTCCTCGAAGCCGAGCGTGTAGGCGATCGTCGACACTGGCAGATTGGTATAGACGAGGTTGCGCCGCGCCTCGCGGATCAGCCGGTTGAGGATGAGGTGCGAGGCGGTGTCGCCGGTCGCTGCCCGCGTGATCCGATTGAGATGCGTCGGTGTCACCGCCAGCGCCTCGGCGTAGTCCGCCACGCTCCAGCGCTCCAGATGATGCTGCTCCAGCAGCGCCTCGAAGCGGCGGAACAGACTTGATTCGACCGTGCCATTGCCGCCGCTCTCGCTGGTGAGCGCGCGCGCCACCAGCCCGATCATGGCGGACGACAGCGCGCGCAGCACATGCGCGCGGCCGAAATCGCGCGCGGCATGTTCGGCGAAGATCTGCTTCATGGTGGTGCGGATCTGCGGCGTGCCGCGGACCACGGCCGAGCGCGACAGCGCGGCGCGCAGGCCCTCAGCGGCGAGCAGCGCCTCGTCCAGAATTTCCGCGGCGATGGTCAGCACCCATCCTTGCGTATCGGGCACGAAGCGGAAGCCGTGGACGTGGCCGACGGGCACGTTGACGATCTGCATCGGCTTCAACGGCACCACGTGTCCATCCAGCGTCGCCTCGCCGCCGCCGCGCTCGATCAGCAGCACCTGGTGCAGCCGGGCATGCCGATGCACGGCCAGGGTCCAATCGTGCAGCACCGAGCGGGACGCGATGGTCTCGCAATGCACGACGTCGGGCAAATCGCCGGACTCGCCGAACAGGTTGTAGATTCGGATCGCGGGGGCTGCGGCTCTCATGTTCGAATAGTACAAGACAATGGCGAAACCCTCCATCGGTCCGCGGCACCAAATCTGCAAAAAAGTGCCGACGGGAGGACGCAAAAATGAAGGTTCAGGTCTGTATCATCGGCGGCGGGCCGTCCGGGCTATTGTTGTCCCAGCTCCTGCACCTCAAGGGCATCGACACGATCGTGCTGGAGAAATACAGCCGCGACCATGTGCTCGCCCGGATCCGCGCCGGCGTGCTCGAGCATGGCTTCGCAAAGTTGATGCGCGAGGCGCAGTGCGGCGAGCGGATGGACCGCGAGGGCGAGATTCATACCGGCTTCGAGATCGCCCATGACGGCGTGCTGTCCAAGATCGACCTGCACAAGCATTCCGGCGGCAATTCGGTGCTGGTCTACGGCCAGACCGAGCTGACGCGCGACCTCTACGAGGCGCGGGACCGCCTCGGCGGCAAGGTCGTGCACAATGCGGAAGACGTGATGCCGCACGATCTGACGTCGGACCGGCCCTACGTAACCTACCAGTCGAACGGCGCGACGATCCGCATCGATTGCGACTACATCGTCGGCGCCGACGGATTTCACGGCGTCAGCCGCAAGTCGATCCCGAAGGACGTTCTGCGCGAATATGAGAAGGTCTATCCGTTCGGCTGGCTGGGCGTGCTGTCACGCACCAAGCCGGTGTCGCCCGAGCTGATCTATGCGAAGCACGAGCGCGGCTTTGCGCTGTGTTCGCTGCGCTCCCAGGTGCTCAGCCGCTACTACATCCAGGTGCCTTTGACCGACAAGGTCGAGGACTGGAGCGACGATGCATTCTGGACCGAGCTGAAGCGCCGCCTGCCGGGCGAGGTCGCCG from Bradyrhizobium sp. CCBAU 53351 includes the following:
- the pcaG gene encoding protocatechuate 3,4-dioxygenase subunit alpha produces the protein MPQPLNYLKETASQTAGPYVHIGLIPAMAGFDIFEKNFSNVLTTPSTEGERITLEGRVLDGTGTPLRDVLLEIWQANASGRYNHPADRSAGALSEEFRGWGRAGSDFESGLVTFETIKPGAITDRAGRKCAPHVNVWIVARGINIGLNTRLYFSDEEAANAADPVLNLIEQPSRRQTLIAKRTERGGKIVYSFTINLQGPEETVFFDV
- a CDS encoding helix-turn-helix domain-containing protein, with translation MEGFAIVLYYSNMRAAAPAIRIYNLFGESGDLPDVVHCETIASRSVLHDWTLAVHRHARLHQVLLIERGGGEATLDGHVVPLKPMQIVNVPVGHVHGFRFVPDTQGWVLTIAAEILDEALLAAEGLRAALSRSAVVRGTPQIRTTMKQIFAEHAARDFGRAHVLRALSSAMIGLVARALTSESGGNGTVESSLFRRFEALLEQHHLERWSVADYAEALAVTPTHLNRITRAATGDTASHLILNRLIREARRNLVYTNLPVSTIAYTLGFEDPAYFSRVYTAATGVSPRAFRAHLHGEET
- the pobA gene encoding 4-hydroxybenzoate 3-monooxygenase, which translates into the protein MKVQVCIIGGGPSGLLLSQLLHLKGIDTIVLEKYSRDHVLARIRAGVLEHGFAKLMREAQCGERMDREGEIHTGFEIAHDGVLSKIDLHKHSGGNSVLVYGQTELTRDLYEARDRLGGKVVHNAEDVMPHDLTSDRPYVTYQSNGATIRIDCDYIVGADGFHGVSRKSIPKDVLREYEKVYPFGWLGVLSRTKPVSPELIYAKHERGFALCSLRSQVLSRYYIQVPLTDKVEDWSDDAFWTELKRRLPGEVAGNLITGPSIEKSIAPLRSFVAEPMSYGRLFLAGDAAHIVPPTGARGLNSAASDIYYLYHALLAHYQSGDDAGLKGYSAKALARIWKAQRFSWWMTMLLHRFPDRLDYDDRLQQTELDYLLSSETAQRLLAENYVGLPF